In one Fluviispira vulneris genomic region, the following are encoded:
- a CDS encoding NfeD family protein: MNIELYWIYFLIGIIFIILEVFSLTFYLLPIGLAALITGIFAIISENIYIHGCVFVLSSILLLFFISKWRKSRFLKPKDSHFQVGLVGQIGIIVEEFQSPQNTGKVKIFSDVWEIHWDSQHEKIIAELKMGERVKVTSVLGNKVIVEKAKT, encoded by the coding sequence ATGAATATTGAATTATATTGGATTTATTTTTTAATCGGAATTATTTTTATTATTTTAGAAGTTTTTTCTTTAACATTTTATCTTTTACCGATTGGCTTAGCTGCGCTTATAACGGGCATTTTTGCAATAATTTCTGAGAATATTTATATACATGGCTGCGTTTTTGTATTATCAAGTATTCTGTTGTTATTTTTTATTTCCAAATGGCGTAAATCTCGTTTTTTAAAACCAAAAGACTCGCATTTTCAAGTTGGTTTGGTAGGACAGATTGGAATTATCGTTGAAGAGTTTCAATCCCCTCAGAACACAGGTAAAGTAAAAATCTTTTCTGATGTTTGGGAAATACATTGGGATTCTCAACACGAAAAAATAATTGCAGAATTAAAAATGGGTGAGCGTGTTAAGGTT